The proteins below come from a single Crossiella sp. CA-258035 genomic window:
- a CDS encoding NAD(P)/FAD-dependent oxidoreductase has translation MMITTQRARHPDRAIVIGGGQSGLAAACALRTHGFQPVLLEAGPEPVGSWPMYYDSLVLFSPARLNALPGLPFPGDPGHYPSRDQVIDYLRRYAEGLDCEIHPGQRVTSVVCDRDGFVVSTAAGETWHAPVVVSATGNFSTPHRPDLGLGEFTGRVLHASEYRTSAEFAGQRVVVVGAGNSGVQIAVELAEVARVSLVSRRPVKITESKDMQAFWTFMKHLGGLPLGAVLVRSGLLVGQQVLDNIGGFRAALRRGKPDSRPMFTRATATSLHWPDGRAEQVDTVILATGYRPNLEHLRPLGALDRAGNPRHRHGLSTTHPGLAYVGLLGQRALYSAALGGVGWDACHVAKTLRRRMPRPAPSCCAH, from the coding sequence ATGATGATCACCACCCAGCGCGCGCGGCACCCCGACCGGGCGATTGTCATCGGCGGCGGCCAGTCCGGCCTGGCCGCCGCCTGCGCGCTGCGCACCCACGGCTTCCAGCCGGTGCTGCTGGAGGCCGGTCCGGAACCGGTCGGCTCCTGGCCGATGTACTACGACAGCCTGGTCCTGTTCAGCCCGGCGCGGCTGAACGCCCTGCCCGGCCTGCCCTTCCCCGGCGACCCCGGCCACTACCCCAGCCGCGACCAGGTGATCGACTACCTGCGCCGCTACGCCGAGGGCCTGGACTGCGAGATCCACCCCGGCCAGCGCGTCACCTCGGTGGTCTGCGACCGCGACGGCTTCGTGGTCAGCACCGCGGCCGGCGAGACCTGGCACGCCCCGGTGGTGGTCTCGGCCACCGGCAACTTCAGCACGCCGCACCGCCCTGACCTCGGCCTCGGCGAGTTCACCGGCCGGGTGCTGCACGCCAGCGAGTACCGGACCTCCGCGGAGTTCGCCGGTCAGCGGGTGGTCGTGGTCGGCGCGGGCAACTCCGGCGTGCAGATCGCGGTCGAACTGGCCGAGGTCGCCAGGGTCAGCCTGGTCAGCCGCCGTCCGGTGAAGATCACCGAGAGCAAGGACATGCAGGCGTTCTGGACGTTCATGAAGCACCTGGGCGGGCTACCGCTGGGCGCGGTCTTGGTCCGCTCCGGCCTGCTCGTCGGCCAGCAGGTGCTGGACAACATCGGCGGGTTCCGCGCCGCGCTGCGCCGGGGCAAACCCGACTCCCGCCCCATGTTCACCCGCGCCACCGCCACCAGCCTGCACTGGCCCGACGGCCGCGCGGAGCAGGTGGACACCGTCATCCTGGCCACCGGCTACCGCCCCAACCTGGAACACCTCCGCCCCCTCGGCGCGCTGGACCGCGCGGGCAACCCCCGCCACCGCCACGGCCTGTCCACCACCCACCCGGGCCTGGCCTACGTCGGCCTGCTCGGCCAGCGCGCCCTGTACTCGGCGGCCCTGGGCGGAGTCGGCTGGGACGCCTGCCACGTGGCGAAGACCCTGCGCCGCCGCATGCCCCGCCCTGCCCCGTCCTGCTGCGCCCACTGA
- the pafA gene encoding Pup--protein ligase has translation MQRRIFGIETEFGVTCTFHGQRRLSPDEVARYLFRRVVSWGRSSNVFLRNGSRLYLDVGSHPEYATAECDDLTQLVTHDKAGERILEDLLVDAERRLADEGIGGDIFLFKNNTDSAGNSYGCHENYLVARAGEFSRIADVLLPFLVTRQLICGAGKVLQTPRGAVFCLSQRAEHIWEGVSSATTRSRPIINTRDEPHADAERYRRLHVIVGDSNMSEVTTLLKVGSANLVLEMIEAGVQFRDFTLDNPIRAIREISHDLTGRRQVRLAGGREASALDIQREYYQRAVEHVAQRQPDPTANRVIELWGRTLDAVEAQDFGRIDREIDWAIKHRLLERYQSKHNLELSSPRIAQLDLAYHDIRRGRGIFDLLQRKDLVHRVTDDGEIEAAKDTPPQSTRAKLRGDFIAAAQAAGRDFTVDWVHLKLNDQAQRTVLCKDPFRAVDERVERLIASL, from the coding sequence ATGCAGCGGCGGATCTTCGGCATCGAAACCGAATTCGGGGTGACCTGCACCTTCCACGGACAGCGACGCCTGTCCCCTGACGAGGTGGCGCGGTACTTGTTCCGTCGCGTGGTGTCCTGGGGCCGGTCGTCCAACGTGTTCCTGCGCAACGGCTCGCGGCTCTACCTGGACGTCGGCTCGCACCCGGAGTACGCCACCGCGGAGTGCGACGACCTCACCCAGCTGGTGACCCATGACAAGGCGGGCGAGCGGATCCTGGAGGACCTGCTCGTCGACGCCGAGCGCAGGCTGGCCGACGAGGGCATCGGCGGCGACATCTTCCTGTTCAAGAACAACACCGACTCGGCAGGCAACTCCTACGGCTGCCACGAGAACTACCTGGTCGCGCGGGCGGGGGAGTTCTCCCGCATCGCCGATGTGCTGCTGCCGTTCCTGGTCACCAGACAGCTGATCTGCGGCGCGGGCAAGGTGCTGCAGACCCCGCGCGGCGCGGTGTTCTGCCTGTCCCAGCGCGCCGAGCACATCTGGGAGGGCGTCTCCAGCGCGACCACCCGGTCCCGGCCGATCATCAACACCCGCGACGAGCCGCACGCCGACGCCGAGCGCTACCGCAGGCTGCACGTGATCGTCGGCGACTCGAACATGTCCGAGGTGACCACGCTGCTCAAGGTGGGCAGCGCGAACCTGGTGCTGGAGATGATCGAGGCCGGCGTGCAGTTCCGCGACTTCACCCTGGACAACCCGATAAGGGCCATCCGCGAGATCAGCCACGACCTCACCGGTCGCAGGCAGGTTCGGCTCGCGGGCGGGCGTGAGGCATCGGCGCTGGACATTCAGCGGGAGTACTACCAGCGCGCGGTCGAGCACGTGGCCCAGCGCCAGCCCGACCCCACCGCGAACCGGGTGATCGAGCTCTGGGGCCGCACCCTGGACGCGGTGGAGGCCCAGGACTTCGGCCGGATCGACCGCGAGATCGACTGGGCGATCAAGCACCGGCTGCTGGAGCGCTACCAGAGCAAGCACAACCTGGAACTGTCCAGCCCGCGCATCGCCCAGCTGGACCTGGCCTACCACGACATCCGCCGCGGCCGGGGCATCTTCGACCTGCTGCAGCGCAAGGACCTGGTGCACCGGGTCACCGACGACGGCGAGATCGAGGCCGCCAAGGACACGCCACCCCAGTCCACCAGGGCCAAGCTGCGCGGTGACTTCATCGCCGCGGCCCAGGCCGCGGGCCGGGACTTCACCGTGGACTGGGTGCACCTGAAGCTGAACGACCAGGCCCAGCGCACGGTGCTGTGCAAGGACCCGTTCCGCGCGGTGGACGAGCGGGTGGAACGCCTGATCGCCTCGCTGTAA
- a CDS encoding SRPBCC family protein: protein MAITSGSLDRNDNARPVLRFERRLRHPPEKVWRAVTDPAHLKHWFPAELQTEQRIGAPITFVFPGAEAPPGSGEILEFDPPRVFAFSWKDANSQDTTVLRFELVPADEGCLLTFTHALGGPGDLLATARHAAGWDGSLDVLEGVLAGHEVESTRKDWFRRAERYVEEFGIATGECVAVADGFLLRAQRDLVHPKEKVWAELTKDDPAVLGAAPPLRATHGYQAAGTVTELDAPDGLTYTWLHEDEPAGVVRWQLTEQPFGSLLTVTQTIPAHLADLRAVTLAAWQTHLELFFAALFGEIRCPWPTDRTEDLRQRYAKTLNA, encoded by the coding sequence ATGGCAATTACAAGTGGCTCTCTGGACCGGAACGACAACGCGCGACCTGTCCTGCGCTTCGAGCGCCGGCTGCGCCATCCCCCGGAGAAGGTGTGGCGGGCGGTGACCGATCCGGCCCACCTGAAGCACTGGTTTCCGGCGGAGCTCCAGACCGAGCAACGCATAGGCGCGCCCATCACATTCGTCTTCCCGGGCGCTGAGGCGCCGCCGGGCAGTGGCGAGATCCTGGAGTTCGATCCACCCCGAGTGTTCGCCTTCTCCTGGAAAGACGCAAACTCGCAGGACACGACCGTTCTTCGGTTCGAGCTGGTGCCTGCGGACGAGGGCTGCCTGCTGACTTTCACGCACGCCCTCGGCGGCCCCGGCGACCTGCTGGCCACGGCGCGCCACGCGGCGGGCTGGGACGGCAGCCTGGACGTCCTGGAGGGGGTTTTAGCAGGCCACGAGGTCGAGTCCACCAGGAAGGACTGGTTCCGCCGAGCCGAGCGCTACGTCGAGGAGTTTGGGATCGCCACTGGCGAGTGCGTGGCAGTGGCTGACGGCTTCCTGCTGCGGGCCCAACGGGACCTGGTTCACCCGAAAGAGAAGGTCTGGGCCGAGCTGACCAAGGACGACCCAGCCGTCCTCGGCGCCGCTCCCCCGCTGCGCGCCACCCACGGCTACCAGGCCGCGGGCACCGTCACCGAGCTCGACGCCCCCGACGGCCTGACCTACACCTGGCTGCACGAGGACGAACCGGCCGGTGTGGTGCGCTGGCAGCTGACCGAGCAGCCATTCGGCTCCCTGCTGACCGTCACCCAGACCATCCCGGCCCACCTGGCGGACCTGCGCGCGGTCACCCTGGCCGCCTGGCAGACCCACCTGGAACTGTTCTTCGCCGCCCTTTTCGGCGAGATCCGCTGCCCCTGGCCCACCGACCGCACCGAGGACTTACGCCAGCGCTACGCCAAGACCCTGAACGCCTGA
- a CDS encoding YciI family protein has translation MRFMVLVKASEETEAGAMPSEAELTAMGRYNEELVKAGVLLAGEGLHPSSNGVRIAFDGDKRTVIDGPFAETKELLAGFWLLEVGSREEIIEWVKRAPMESGELEIRQVFTEDDFGDAMSPELKEHEAKLRAQVEEQQRGK, from the coding sequence ATGCGTTTCATGGTTCTGGTCAAGGCCAGCGAGGAGACCGAGGCTGGCGCCATGCCCAGCGAGGCGGAGCTGACCGCGATGGGCCGCTACAACGAGGAACTGGTCAAGGCCGGCGTGCTGCTCGCGGGCGAGGGCCTGCACCCCAGCTCGAACGGTGTCCGGATCGCCTTCGACGGCGACAAGCGCACCGTGATCGACGGCCCGTTCGCCGAGACCAAGGAGCTGCTCGCGGGCTTCTGGCTGCTCGAGGTCGGCTCCCGGGAGGAGATCATCGAGTGGGTCAAGCGGGCTCCGATGGAAAGCGGCGAGCTGGAGATCCGCCAGGTGTTCACCGAGGACGACTTCGGCGACGCCATGTCCCCCGAGCTGAAGGAGCACGAGGCGAAGCTGCGCGCGCAGGTGGAGGAGCAGCAGCGCGGGAAGTGA
- a CDS encoding RNA polymerase sigma factor, with amino-acid sequence MTATEAHRAVEAVWRIESARVVAGLARLVRDVGLAEELAQDALVAALEQWPEEGVPRNPGAWLMAAARRRAVDLIRRNENYRRKLAELGRSLATAHEPDLAATLDEDIQDDLLRLVFTACHPVLSTEGRVALTLRMLGGLTTKEIARAFLVPEPTVAQRIVRAKKTLAEAKVPFETPVGAERAARLSSVLEVIYLVFNEGYSATAGEDWLRPELCAEALRLGRVLAGLVPAEAEVHGLVALMEIQASRTRARTGPDGTPVLLLEQDRSRWDRLLIGRGLAALERAEQLGHPRGPYTVQAAIAACHARARTAEETDWVRIAAQYQALALLTPSPVVELNRAVALGMAFGPAAGLELVEQLSEVPALKNYHRLPSVKADLLTKLGRHEEARTEFLRAAELTENTRERTLLLDRASALPSI; translated from the coding sequence GTGACGGCAACCGAGGCCCATCGGGCGGTCGAGGCGGTGTGGCGGATCGAGTCCGCGCGGGTGGTGGCCGGTCTCGCGCGGCTGGTCCGGGATGTCGGCCTTGCCGAGGAGCTGGCCCAGGACGCGCTGGTCGCCGCGCTGGAGCAGTGGCCTGAGGAGGGTGTGCCGCGCAACCCGGGCGCCTGGCTGATGGCCGCCGCCCGGCGTCGCGCGGTGGACCTCATCCGCCGCAACGAGAACTACCGGCGCAAGCTCGCCGAGCTCGGTCGTTCCCTGGCCACCGCGCACGAGCCCGACCTGGCCGCCACGCTCGACGAGGACATCCAGGACGACCTGCTGCGCCTGGTCTTCACCGCCTGCCACCCCGTCCTGTCCACCGAGGGCAGGGTGGCACTGACCCTGCGCATGCTGGGCGGGCTGACCACCAAGGAGATCGCGCGGGCCTTCCTGGTGCCCGAGCCGACCGTGGCGCAGCGGATCGTGCGGGCGAAGAAGACCCTGGCCGAGGCGAAGGTGCCGTTCGAAACGCCGGTGGGCGCCGAGCGCGCGGCCCGGCTGTCCTCGGTGCTGGAGGTCATCTACCTGGTGTTCAACGAGGGCTATTCGGCGACCGCGGGCGAGGACTGGCTGCGCCCGGAGCTGTGCGCGGAGGCGCTGCGGCTGGGCCGGGTGCTCGCCGGACTGGTCCCGGCCGAGGCCGAGGTGCACGGCCTGGTGGCGCTGATGGAGATCCAAGCCTCCCGCACCCGGGCCAGGACCGGGCCGGACGGGACGCCGGTGCTGCTGCTGGAGCAGGACCGTTCGCGCTGGGACCGGCTGCTGATCGGCCGCGGCCTGGCGGCGCTGGAACGCGCGGAACAGCTCGGCCATCCGCGCGGCCCCTACACCGTGCAGGCCGCGATCGCCGCCTGTCACGCGCGGGCGCGCACCGCCGAGGAGACCGACTGGGTCCGCATCGCCGCGCAGTACCAGGCGCTGGCGCTGCTCACCCCGTCGCCGGTGGTGGAGCTGAACCGCGCGGTGGCGCTGGGCATGGCGTTCGGGCCCGCGGCAGGCCTTGAGCTGGTCGAGCAGCTCAGCGAGGTGCCCGCACTGAAGAACTACCACCGGCTGCCGAGCGTAAAAGCCGATCTCCTGACCAAGCTGGGCCGCCACGAGGAAGCGCGGACGGAGTTCCTGCGGGCGGCGGAGCTGACGGAGAACACCAGGGAGCGAACCCTGCTCCTCGATCGGGCGAGTGCCCTGCCCTCGATTTGA
- a CDS encoding DUF3626 domain-containing protein yields the protein MTAQDQALAHVAARSEGRPMAGDLRVSLNFHPDRVVAGRPILAMLGADGCYRSQFETGTSNGGLTAHPGGDRWRWESRMFGSAYDSVPAAQRPKYGALNFRRRVVGAAPRFGSAHFRLSAESLQRTTFCYPDSVFEPVRFGTAERMSLIEVALADSQDPLDDYVEAQVHGPVLLDRDVEALVLDACFRDTEVAELASALPCPVEWHPGFRLSVARLRETEGYRTPEAVALGVELAVDGVLDPAVLGRAAASGAGEPQVVKHLWHHLARFGAPE from the coding sequence ATGACGGCACAGGATCAGGCTCTCGCTCACGTCGCCGCTCGGTCCGAGGGCAGGCCGATGGCCGGGGATCTGCGGGTCAGCCTCAACTTCCACCCCGACCGGGTGGTGGCGGGGCGGCCGATCCTGGCGATGCTGGGCGCGGACGGGTGCTACCGGTCCCAGTTCGAGACCGGGACCAGCAACGGCGGGCTGACCGCGCACCCCGGTGGCGACCGGTGGCGGTGGGAGAGCCGGATGTTCGGCTCCGCCTACGACTCGGTGCCTGCCGCGCAGCGGCCCAAGTACGGGGCGTTGAACTTCCGGCGGCGGGTGGTGGGGGCGGCGCCGCGGTTCGGGTCGGCGCACTTCCGGCTGTCCGCGGAGTCGTTGCAGCGCACCACCTTCTGCTATCCGGACAGTGTGTTCGAGCCGGTGCGGTTCGGCACCGCCGAGCGGATGTCGCTGATCGAGGTGGCGCTGGCGGACTCCCAGGATCCGCTGGATGACTACGTCGAGGCGCAGGTGCACGGGCCGGTGCTGCTGGACCGCGATGTGGAGGCGCTGGTGCTGGACGCCTGTTTCCGGGACACCGAGGTCGCGGAGCTGGCCTCGGCGCTGCCGTGTCCGGTGGAGTGGCATCCCGGGTTCCGGTTGTCCGTGGCGCGGCTGCGGGAGACCGAGGGGTACCGGACGCCGGAGGCGGTCGCGCTGGGGGTGGAGCTGGCGGTGGACGGGGTGCTGGATCCGGCGGTGCTGGGGCGGGCCGCGGCCTCGGGGGCAGGTGAGCCGCAGGTGGTGAAGCACCTGTGGCATCACCTGGCGCGGTTCGGGGCTCCGGAATGA
- a CDS encoding methyltransferase domain-containing protein produces MTDVGAVFDAGRAEFVDWSPLLWGPMGSATAEAAGLEPGDRVLDVCCGAGASALPAAELVGEAGLVHGLDLAGELLAYARKVAARRGLRQAEFFEADATVWEAPDGEPYDVVQCAYGVFFLPEMDAAVSKLITLVRPGGKFVVTTWADAATEGFGSELVDAVRVYKPELPINSPVNLAAQRINTEEKLAGWLAGLGLSEVAVRKVDLRIPIDEQLAWSFVLGTGMRARLAGLTERQVEAVRADFLHRLAAAGINDLGADSLIGVGTR; encoded by the coding sequence ATGACCGATGTGGGTGCGGTGTTCGACGCGGGACGCGCGGAGTTCGTGGACTGGTCGCCGCTGCTGTGGGGCCCGATGGGCTCGGCGACAGCGGAGGCGGCCGGGCTCGAGCCAGGCGACCGGGTGCTCGACGTGTGCTGCGGGGCAGGCGCCTCCGCGCTGCCCGCGGCCGAACTGGTCGGCGAAGCGGGGCTGGTGCACGGGCTGGACCTGGCAGGCGAGCTGCTGGCCTACGCGCGCAAGGTGGCCGCCCGGCGCGGGCTCCGCCAGGCCGAGTTCTTCGAGGCCGACGCCACGGTCTGGGAGGCGCCGGACGGCGAGCCCTACGACGTGGTGCAGTGCGCCTACGGCGTGTTCTTCCTGCCCGAGATGGACGCCGCGGTGAGCAAGCTGATCACGCTGGTCCGGCCCGGCGGCAAGTTCGTGGTCACCACCTGGGCGGATGCCGCCACCGAGGGGTTCGGCTCCGAGCTGGTCGACGCGGTGCGGGTGTACAAACCGGAGCTGCCGATCAACTCGCCGGTCAACCTGGCCGCCCAGCGCATCAACACCGAGGAGAAGCTGGCCGGCTGGCTGGCCGGGCTCGGGCTCTCGGAGGTCGCGGTGCGCAAGGTGGACCTGCGCATCCCGATCGACGAGCAGCTGGCGTGGAGCTTCGTGCTCGGCACCGGCATGCGGGCCCGGCTGGCCGGGCTGACCGAACGGCAGGTGGAGGCGGTCCGCGCGGACTTCCTGCACCGGCTGGCCGCGGCCGGCATCAACGACCTCGGCGCGGACTCGCTGATCGGCGTCGGCACCCGCTGA
- a CDS encoding TetR/AcrR family transcriptional regulator — protein MTARERQRRGPVRREQIAAAALTVLLDSGYAGTSIRAIAKEAGCSLETLYRHFENKEALFLELVNSLRQRIVEPLRQAAAAPVTGRDLKEALIQAGTLLYDVLTSAEGLKMQRLTFAESGRFPELGRLVYDEGISHFDNAVATILSDAATRGLLACRDPHEAARMFSGMILFDPRERLLLGIEQPPSRGDRAEYIDSVVTFFLRGAARAS, from the coding sequence ATGACAGCCCGGGAACGGCAACGCCGAGGCCCCGTCCGCCGAGAACAGATCGCGGCCGCGGCCCTGACCGTGCTGCTCGACAGCGGTTACGCGGGCACCTCGATCCGAGCCATCGCCAAGGAAGCCGGCTGCTCCCTGGAAACGCTGTACCGCCACTTCGAGAACAAGGAAGCCCTGTTCCTCGAACTGGTCAACTCCCTCCGTCAGCGCATTGTCGAGCCCCTGCGCCAAGCCGCCGCCGCACCCGTGACCGGCCGCGATCTGAAAGAGGCGCTAATCCAAGCCGGCACCCTGCTCTACGACGTTCTCACCAGTGCCGAGGGCCTGAAGATGCAACGCCTGACCTTCGCCGAATCCGGCCGGTTCCCCGAACTGGGGCGGCTGGTCTACGACGAGGGCATCAGCCACTTCGACAACGCCGTCGCCACCATCCTCAGCGACGCCGCCACGCGCGGACTCCTGGCATGCCGGGACCCACACGAGGCGGCCCGCATGTTCAGCGGCATGATCCTGTTCGACCCCCGGGAAAGACTGCTCCTGGGCATCGAACAACCACCCTCGCGCGGCGACCGCGCCGAGTACATCGACAGCGTCGTCACGTTCTTCCTCAGGGGCGCCGCCCGCGCGAGTTGA
- a CDS encoding phosphatase PAP2 family protein has product MFEDVDSTDRDLVRRSADLPRSAADPTLKVITTAANHSLLWFAVAAVLASKKGRTRRAAFRGVVAIAGASASANLIAKPLFPRRRPAAELVPPYRRIPDPPTSSSFPSGHAASAAAFATAVVMEAPAAAVVVIPLAATVAYSRVHTGVHWPSDVAAGAVLGASIGLATRHWWPLRRESPSETRHRTEAAALPEGEGLLVVVNPNSGDDSFNQSEEVARNWPKAAVVEPSEREDLLEQLRRTLDSADQPIRALGVAGGDGTVAAVASIAAERGLPLAVLPAGTLNHFARDVGAEDAGSVVRAVDTGSAVAVDLSSVMVDQRPRRWFVNTASLGGYPDMVRLREKWQGRWGKWPAAAAALVRVLHASRPLKVRIDGETRQVWLLFVGNGSYEPKGFAPTSRPRLDDGLLDVRYVRADMRWSRTRFVLAALTGALHRSRTYCQQDRAEVHVEVLGNKVAIATDGEVGPEGRHFRFTSHVAALGVYRETDGSAEL; this is encoded by the coding sequence GTGTTCGAAGATGTCGACAGCACGGATCGTGACCTCGTTCGGCGTAGCGCCGACCTGCCACGATCCGCCGCTGACCCGACGCTCAAGGTGATCACCACCGCCGCCAACCACAGTCTGCTGTGGTTCGCGGTGGCGGCGGTGCTCGCGTCCAAGAAGGGCCGGACCCGGCGGGCCGCGTTCCGGGGGGTGGTGGCGATCGCGGGGGCCAGCGCGAGCGCGAACCTGATCGCCAAGCCGCTGTTCCCCCGGCGCAGACCCGCGGCCGAGCTGGTGCCGCCGTACCGGCGCATCCCCGACCCGCCCACCTCCTCCTCCTTCCCGTCCGGGCACGCCGCCTCGGCCGCCGCCTTCGCCACCGCGGTCGTCATGGAGGCCCCGGCAGCCGCCGTGGTGGTCATCCCGCTGGCGGCCACGGTCGCCTACTCCCGGGTGCACACCGGCGTGCACTGGCCCAGCGACGTGGCCGCAGGCGCGGTGCTGGGCGCGAGCATCGGCCTGGCCACCCGGCACTGGTGGCCGTTGCGCCGGGAGTCCCCCTCCGAGACCAGGCACCGGACCGAGGCCGCCGCGCTGCCCGAGGGCGAGGGCCTGCTGGTGGTGGTCAACCCGAACTCCGGTGACGACTCGTTCAACCAGAGCGAGGAGGTCGCCCGCAACTGGCCCAAGGCCGCCGTGGTCGAGCCCAGCGAGCGCGAGGACCTGCTCGAGCAGCTGCGCCGTACCCTGGATTCGGCGGACCAACCCATCCGCGCGCTGGGGGTGGCCGGCGGTGACGGCACGGTCGCCGCGGTCGCCTCGATCGCCGCCGAGCGCGGCCTGCCGCTGGCCGTGCTGCCCGCCGGCACGCTCAACCACTTCGCCAGGGACGTGGGTGCGGAGGACGCGGGCAGCGTGGTGCGCGCGGTGGACACCGGCTCCGCGGTGGCGGTGGACCTCAGCTCGGTGATGGTGGACCAGCGGCCGCGCCGCTGGTTCGTCAACACCGCCAGCCTGGGCGGCTACCCCGACATGGTGCGGCTGCGGGAAAAGTGGCAGGGTCGCTGGGGCAAGTGGCCGGCCGCGGCGGCCGCGCTGGTCCGGGTGCTGCACGCCTCCCGCCCGCTGAAGGTCCGCATCGACGGCGAGACCAGGCAGGTGTGGCTGCTGTTCGTCGGCAACGGCTCCTACGAGCCCAAGGGCTTCGCCCCGACCAGCCGTCCCCGCCTGGACGACGGCCTGCTGGACGTGCGCTACGTGCGCGCGGACATGCGCTGGTCCCGCACCCGGTTCGTGCTGGCCGCGCTGACCGGGGCGCTGCACCGCAGCCGCACCTACTGCCAGCAGGACCGGGCCGAGGTGCACGTGGAGGTGCTGGGCAACAAGGTCGCCATCGCCACCGACGGCGAGGTGGGACCGGAAGGGCGCCACTTCCGGTTCACCTCACACGTGGCCGCGCTGGGCGTCTACCGCGAGACCGACGGCTCAGCCGAGCTGTGA
- a CDS encoding WYL domain-containing protein, whose amino-acid sequence MSVARAERLVNLVLCLLSTRQYLTADRIRSIVPGYTDAANQEAFFRMFERDKAELRDLGVPLETGRHSAFDPEGYRIARRDYELGEIDLEPDEAAAVALAVRLWESPELTGAAHGALVKLRAAGVDVDQAAPSIVEPKVRANEPAFGPLLAAVHAGKVVGFDYRKQSAPEPERRTVEPWGVVSWRGRWYLVGQDRDRGAPRCFRLSRVVGIPKATGRDGAVRRPEGVDLLHFVAGDQDNAPQSAPARVWVALERAHGLRRRAKAVEAMELDGEAGEVMEIDLVYPNSAASWIAGYGPDVVVLEPESLRTHVHQLLAGAAGAAR is encoded by the coding sequence GTGTCCGTTGCCCGCGCCGAACGCCTGGTGAACCTGGTCCTCTGCCTGCTGTCGACCCGGCAGTACCTGACCGCCGACCGGATCCGGTCGATCGTGCCCGGGTACACCGACGCGGCCAACCAGGAAGCCTTCTTCCGCATGTTCGAGCGGGACAAGGCCGAACTGCGCGACCTGGGCGTGCCGCTGGAGACCGGCAGGCACTCGGCGTTCGACCCCGAGGGCTACCGGATCGCCCGGCGCGACTACGAGCTGGGCGAGATCGACCTGGAGCCGGACGAGGCCGCGGCGGTGGCGCTGGCGGTGCGGCTCTGGGAGTCGCCGGAGCTGACCGGCGCCGCGCACGGCGCGCTGGTGAAGCTGCGCGCGGCCGGGGTCGATGTGGACCAGGCGGCGCCGTCGATCGTGGAGCCCAAGGTGCGGGCCAACGAGCCCGCGTTCGGGCCGCTGCTGGCCGCGGTGCACGCCGGGAAGGTGGTCGGCTTCGACTACCGCAAGCAGAGCGCGCCCGAACCGGAGCGGCGGACCGTCGAGCCGTGGGGCGTGGTGTCCTGGCGCGGGCGCTGGTACCTGGTCGGGCAGGACCGTGACCGCGGCGCGCCGCGCTGCTTCCGGCTGTCCAGGGTGGTCGGCATCCCCAAGGCCACCGGGCGGGACGGGGCGGTGCGTCGGCCGGAGGGCGTCGACCTGCTGCACTTCGTCGCCGGTGACCAGGACAACGCGCCGCAGTCGGCCCCGGCCAGGGTCTGGGTGGCGCTGGAGCGGGCGCACGGGTTGCGGCGGCGGGCCAAGGCGGTGGAGGCGATGGAGCTGGACGGCGAAGCCGGCGAGGTGATGGAGATCGACCTGGTGTACCCGAACTCGGCGGCCAGCTGGATCGCCGGGTACGGGCCGGACGTGGTGGTGCTGGAACCGGAGTCGCTGCGCACGCACGTGCACCAGCTGCTCGCGGGTGCGGCGGGTGCGGCCCGATGA